One segment of Thermodesulfovibrio sp. 3907-1M DNA contains the following:
- a CDS encoding rhodanese-like domain-containing protein gives MRNYVNASCDYGCKKRSFIPTLLIAGVLLLLLVNFTWAATPLSDERVKEAQNCGINVVDVNGAKELIKKGAVIVDVREYTEYVAGHIPGAIWAPRGLMDFQAFTWLPDKNKTYLIYCKTGGRGSIVTCDLKKLGYKNVYNLKGGFEAWTKAGEPVEKGEPEGMGKGIKK, from the coding sequence ATGAGGAATTATGTGAATGCTTCGTGTGATTATGGGTGTAAGAAAAGAAGTTTTATTCCAACCCTTCTAATCGCAGGAGTTTTGCTCTTACTTCTCGTTAATTTTACATGGGCTGCAACTCCTCTCAGTGATGAAAGAGTAAAGGAAGCTCAGAATTGTGGAATTAATGTAGTGGATGTAAATGGAGCAAAGGAACTTATCAAAAAGGGTGCTGTTATTGTAGATGTCAGGGAATATACTGAATATGTAGCAGGACACATTCCAGGTGCAATCTGGGCTCCGAGAGGATTAATGGATTTTCAGGCTTTTACATGGCTGCCAGATAAGAATAAAACATATCTTATTTATTGCAAAACAGGTGGCAGAGGCTCAATAGTAACATGCGATTTGAAAAAGCTTGGTTATAAGAATGTGTACAATTTGAAAGGCGGATTTGAAGCATGGACAAAGGCTGGAGAGCCTGTAGAAAAGGGTGAACCAGAGGGTATGGGCAAAGGCATTAAGAAATAA
- a CDS encoding alginate export family protein: MKKYATILAVLVLLLGLAALSYAAPAEIPSDTTAVIAKGKTQITLGGELRFRGLYGSNLAVKDEGYYDTKTTWYLDPTNGQPKSTTTFTQNKNTSYYDYRVRLNLEAKVSPNTTGYVEVESNKTTDNSSENVTWGSGTKGPKGNYPFGNWHDESNLYIRQAWIQYQGSGLLGVPAGFKVGRQLIKLGYGLFFDHSYYGDDAILVFVQPLKELTIAAHTIKFYEGYPFLNDDSTAYGILAAYAGKGFGLSADITYVDHQNIGNTGFAGLLPDIHLWNFGLRGNVDDIAGTGLNFRADVEFQTGKINDYSTTIDNVKLRGWAALAGLDYKFKAVPLTLTAEYAIGSGDKDSTDNKMEAFITALGPEQHYTFIYEYLAPTACNFSLGTKIGTGLCNTQYVKFGGSYDITKDINAKLYGYWLRAQKAVAINNKSLEKDKDLGWEVDATVTYQIDKGLKYWVEGGYFWPGDAYKLSSGKDAADAWAVRHGIQLNF; the protein is encoded by the coding sequence GTGAAAAAGTATGCAACTATTTTAGCAGTATTGGTTCTTCTCTTAGGTCTTGCTGCATTGAGCTATGCAGCACCAGCAGAAATCCCATCAGACACAACAGCAGTAATCGCAAAAGGAAAAACCCAGATTACCCTCGGCGGTGAACTGCGTTTCAGAGGATTATATGGGAGCAATTTAGCAGTAAAAGATGAAGGATATTATGACACTAAAACTACTTGGTATCTTGATCCAACAAATGGGCAACCTAAGTCCACGACAACATTTACACAAAATAAAAACACTTCCTACTATGATTATCGTGTAAGGCTCAATCTTGAAGCAAAGGTTTCTCCAAATACAACTGGATATGTTGAAGTTGAAAGTAACAAAACTACCGACAATAGTTCTGAAAATGTAACCTGGGGTTCTGGCACAAAGGGTCCAAAAGGTAACTATCCCTTTGGTAACTGGCATGATGAGTCAAATCTTTACATTCGTCAGGCATGGATTCAGTATCAGGGTAGCGGACTTCTTGGTGTTCCAGCAGGCTTTAAAGTAGGTCGTCAGCTCATCAAGCTCGGCTACGGACTCTTCTTTGACCACTCCTACTATGGTGATGATGCTATCCTCGTATTCGTTCAGCCATTAAAAGAGCTCACAATTGCAGCGCATACAATCAAGTTTTATGAAGGATATCCATTTCTTAATGACGATTCTACAGCATATGGAATTCTTGCTGCCTATGCAGGAAAAGGCTTTGGTTTAAGCGCTGATATTACCTATGTTGATCATCAGAACATAGGTAATACAGGATTCGCTGGTCTTTTGCCAGATATTCATCTCTGGAACTTTGGTTTAAGAGGTAATGTTGATGACATTGCTGGAACAGGGCTTAACTTCAGAGCAGATGTTGAGTTCCAGACTGGTAAGATTAATGATTATAGCACTACAATAGATAATGTAAAACTCAGAGGCTGGGCAGCTCTTGCAGGACTTGACTACAAATTCAAAGCAGTTCCGTTAACACTTACAGCAGAGTATGCAATTGGTAGTGGTGACAAAGATAGCACAGACAATAAGATGGAAGCATTCATTACAGCTCTTGGTCCAGAGCAGCACTATACATTTATCTATGAATATCTTGCGCCAACTGCATGTAACTTCTCTCTCGGAACCAAAATTGGCACAGGTCTTTGCAATACCCAGTATGTGAAATTCGGTGGCTCATATGACATCACAAAAGACATCAATGCAAAGCTTTACGGCTACTGGTTAAGAGCTCAAAAAGCAGTAGCTATTAATAATAAGTCTTTAGAGAAAGACAAAGACCTTGGCTGGGAAGTTGATGCTACAGTAACCTATCAGATTGACAAAGGACTCAAATACTGGGTAGAAGGTGGCTACTTCTGGCCTGGCGATGCTTACAAGCTCAGCAGCGGAAAAGATGCTGCTGATGCCTGGGCAGTAAGACACGGAATCCAGCTCAACTTCTAA
- a CDS encoding MerR family transcriptional regulator: protein MGEAIQKQLPFKIFYKIGETSRIVGVEPYVLRYWETEFPFLKPKKTKTGQRLYTKKDIEMLFLIKKMLYEERFTVEGVRQKLGKMYNRQASNETLTKEDILDKVRIKLKEILRMLS from the coding sequence ATGGGAGAGGCAATACAAAAACAACTGCCTTTTAAAATTTTTTATAAAATTGGAGAAACCAGCAGAATTGTTGGAGTTGAGCCTTATGTTTTAAGATACTGGGAAACAGAGTTCCCTTTTTTAAAGCCTAAAAAGACAAAGACAGGGCAAAGATTGTATACTAAAAAAGATATAGAGATGCTTTTTTTAATCAAAAAGATGCTTTATGAGGAGAGATTTACTGTAGAGGGAGTGAGACAGAAATTAGGAAAAATGTATAACAGGCAAGCTTCAAATGAAACGCTAACAAAAGAAGATATATTAGATAAAGTAAGAATTAAACTTAAAGAGATTTTGAGAATGCTTTCTTGA
- the lysS gene encoding lysine--tRNA ligase, with product MQETPLSELIQQRIKKLETLRSLGIEPYNGVFDPEYSTEEIFTKFGDLDKEKLEQENIRTSAAGRIILLRDFGKAAFAHIQDSKGRIQIYLRKDVLGEKFSLIKNLDIGDIIGVEGKLFRTKTNELTIEVHNFVFLSKSLRPLPEKWHGLKDIEARYRQRYVDLIVNPSVKETFIKRQQIIKYLREFLEREGFLEVETPMMHTIAGGARAKPFKTYHEALDMELYLRIAPELYLKRLLVGGFERVFEIGKNFRNEGISTKHNPEFTMVEFYVAYKDYNWLMDFTEKLLVYIVEKVSGSLKVKYGDYTIDFTPPFKRIAMYDALKTKGVPEEALKNRDFALKWAKDKGIEIPEGSSLSKVLDEIFKEVVEPELIQPTFIIDYPVELSPLAKRKKDNPELVERFELFIAGREMANAFSELNDPIDQKERFLRQLEERLKGDEEVPEMDEDFVRALEVGMPPAAGEGIGIDRLVMILTDTHSIRDVILFPLLRPER from the coding sequence ATGCAGGAAACGCCTTTATCTGAACTTATCCAGCAGAGGATTAAAAAACTTGAAACACTGAGAAGTCTTGGTATTGAACCTTACAATGGAGTTTTTGATCCTGAATACAGCACTGAAGAAATTTTTACAAAATTTGGAGATCTTGATAAAGAAAAACTGGAGCAGGAAAACATACGAACCTCAGCTGCTGGAAGAATAATTCTTTTAAGAGATTTTGGTAAAGCAGCTTTTGCCCATATACAGGATTCAAAGGGAAGAATTCAAATTTATCTAAGAAAAGATGTCTTAGGAGAAAAATTTTCTTTAATTAAAAATCTTGATATCGGCGACATTATTGGTGTTGAAGGAAAACTCTTTAGAACAAAGACAAATGAGTTAACAATAGAAGTTCATAACTTTGTTTTTTTAAGTAAATCCCTCAGGCCTCTTCCAGAAAAGTGGCATGGACTTAAAGATATAGAGGCAAGATACAGGCAGAGATATGTTGACCTTATTGTAAATCCATCAGTAAAGGAAACTTTTATAAAGAGACAACAAATTATTAAGTATTTGAGAGAGTTTCTTGAAAGGGAAGGATTCCTTGAAGTTGAAACTCCTATGATGCATACAATTGCAGGAGGTGCGAGAGCAAAGCCATTTAAAACATATCATGAAGCTCTTGATATGGAGCTTTACTTAAGAATTGCACCAGAGCTTTATCTGAAAAGGCTTCTTGTGGGCGGATTTGAAAGAGTTTTTGAAATAGGGAAGAATTTTAGAAATGAGGGAATATCAACGAAGCACAATCCGGAATTCACAATGGTGGAGTTTTATGTGGCTTACAAAGACTATAACTGGCTCATGGATTTTACAGAAAAGCTATTAGTTTACATTGTTGAAAAAGTCTCGGGAAGTCTTAAGGTAAAATACGGAGATTACACAATTGATTTCACTCCACCTTTTAAAAGAATTGCCATGTATGATGCCCTGAAGACTAAAGGTGTGCCAGAGGAAGCACTAAAAAACAGAGATTTTGCTTTAAAATGGGCTAAGGACAAAGGTATAGAGATTCCTGAGGGAAGCTCTCTAAGCAAGGTTCTTGACGAGATATTTAAAGAAGTTGTGGAGCCTGAACTTATTCAGCCAACATTTATCATTGATTATCCTGTTGAGCTTTCTCCTCTGGCAAAGAGAAAAAAAGACAATCCAGAGCTTGTAGAAAGATTTGAACTTTTTATTGCTGGAAGGGAAATGGCAAATGCCTTTTCAGAATTAAATGATCCTATTGATCAGAAAGAAAGATTTCTACGCCAGCTTGAAGAAAGGCTTAAAGGAGACGAAGAAGTGCCCGAGATGGATGAGGACTTTGTGAGAGCCCTTGAAGTTGGTATGCCTCCGGCAGCAGGAGAAGGCATTGGAATAGACAGACTTGTTATGATTTTAACTGACACTCACTCAATAAGAGATGTTATACTTTTTCCTCTTTTAAGACCTGAGAGATGA
- a CDS encoding GIY-YIG nuclease family protein: MLKYLMPEQYYVYIMTNKYNTVLYTGVTNNLIKRVYEHKNKLVKGFTSKYNITKLVYYEIARDVNEAIKREKQIKSWSRDKKESLIESINPQWKDLYEEIVE; the protein is encoded by the coding sequence ATGTTAAAATATCTCATGCCAGAGCAATATTATGTTTACATAATGACAAACAAATACAACACAGTCCTTTATACAGGGGTTACCAATAACCTCATAAAGAGAGTATATGAACACAAAAACAAGCTTGTGAAAGGATTTACATCAAAATACAACATAACAAAACTTGTCTATTACGAAATTGCAAGAGATGTCAATGAAGCAATAAAAAGAGAAAAACAGATAAAAAGCTGGAGTAGGGATAAAAAAGAGTCTTTGATAGAAAGTATTAATCCGCAATGGAAGGACCTTTATGAAGAAATCGTTGAATAA
- a CDS encoding integration host factor subunit alpha, translating into MTKADLINFIFERVGLPKTEIQKIVETVFDTIKEALKEEEVVKISGFGVFTVRRKGSRMGRNPKTMQTVEIKPRKVVTFRPSEQLKQRIQKSMS; encoded by the coding sequence ATGACGAAAGCTGATCTTATTAATTTCATTTTTGAAAGAGTAGGATTACCGAAAACTGAGATACAGAAAATTGTGGAGACAGTTTTTGACACGATAAAAGAGGCTTTGAAGGAAGAAGAAGTAGTTAAAATATCAGGTTTCGGAGTTTTTACAGTAAGAAGAAAGGGAAGTAGAATGGGTAGAAATCCGAAGACCATGCAAACTGTGGAAATTAAGCCAAGAAAAGTGGTTACTTTCAGACCAAGTGAGCAGTTGAAACAAAGGATTCAGAAAAGTATGAGCTGA
- a CDS encoding thioesterase family protein, giving the protein MNSESFIDVPVRVKYADTDNFGIVYYGNYAIFFEKARTEYLRQKGYTYKELENNGYHLPVVEFHVKYYKPATYDDLLIIRTSIESLKSRGIVFRYEVFKEEEKIAEGFTYHICVNSENKPVALPHCFIEILKNL; this is encoded by the coding sequence GTGAATTCAGAGAGTTTTATAGATGTTCCAGTAAGAGTTAAGTATGCTGATACAGATAATTTTGGTATTGTTTATTATGGAAACTATGCAATATTTTTTGAAAAAGCAAGGACAGAGTATTTAAGGCAAAAAGGATATACTTACAAGGAATTGGAAAACAATGGATATCATCTTCCAGTTGTTGAGTTTCATGTTAAATATTACAAACCTGCAACATATGATGATTTGCTTATTATAAGAACTTCAATAGAAAGTTTAAAATCAAGAGGGATAGTATTTCGCTACGAAGTTTTTAAAGAAGAAGAAAAGATTGCAGAAGGTTTCACATATCATATCTGTGTTAACAGTGAAAATAAACCTGTTGCTCTTCCTCATTGTTTTATAGAAATTCTAAAAAATCTTTAA
- a CDS encoding class I adenylate-forming enzyme family protein, whose translation MSSYNVERFKEIFEKNFTYLSGFLRNVKKFPEKVALIDTDTARQWTYSELNKEANRFASALIEEGAKKGDVVMFQLMNVPEFAFIWLGCQKTGTVSSPVNFRLSSGETAYTIDDSQPRIFIFDIALKEMVKEAIKLSKHKPKRLIYVGHGECEFAIPYEEYVKGKPDFEPIEPPQEAYSEVTRLYTSGTTGRPKGVPLNNINEVLTAIDVIVSLGLNKNDILLNLSPWFHRGGIHIGGPNPGLYLGATIASMKAFYPKPALEAIEKYKVTFIIGVPTMYKVMMEEQKKHHHDLSSLRGLVSMGSPLDRALCIEMQNVFTPNIFNGYGTSETFWNTLLIPEDLPQMAGTAGRAVLFDEVRVVRVYEDRLAEPEEIVKKDNQEVGEVIIKSLKCSYDYHNKPEETNKKINKEWFYTGDLATWDENDYITIVSRKDDMVIVGGENIYPIQIEEVIQEHPKVMYCAVVGVPDEKRGQALVAYVVKKDETLTLEELKNFISKHPMLPAYKRPRYWRFLDSLPMTATGKKQHYKLREQAREDLKNGLLLR comes from the coding sequence ATGAGCAGTTACAATGTGGAAAGATTTAAAGAAATCTTTGAAAAAAATTTTACTTACCTGTCAGGCTTTTTAAGAAATGTTAAAAAATTTCCTGAAAAAGTAGCTCTTATTGATACAGACACTGCAAGACAGTGGACATACAGTGAGCTTAATAAAGAAGCAAACAGGTTTGCTTCAGCCTTAATTGAGGAAGGAGCAAAAAAGGGCGATGTTGTTATGTTTCAGCTTATGAATGTCCCGGAATTTGCTTTTATCTGGCTTGGATGTCAGAAAACTGGAACTGTAAGCAGTCCTGTAAATTTCAGACTTTCTTCGGGTGAAACTGCCTATACAATAGATGATTCGCAACCACGGATTTTTATATTTGACATAGCTTTAAAAGAAATGGTAAAGGAAGCAATTAAACTTTCAAAACATAAACCAAAAAGATTGATTTATGTAGGACATGGAGAATGTGAGTTTGCAATACCCTATGAAGAATATGTAAAAGGAAAACCGGATTTTGAGCCAATAGAACCTCCTCAGGAGGCTTATTCTGAAGTTACAAGGCTTTATACATCAGGAACAACTGGAAGACCTAAGGGAGTTCCTCTTAATAATATAAATGAAGTTTTAACAGCCATTGATGTAATTGTCAGTCTTGGCTTGAATAAAAACGATATTTTACTTAATCTTTCTCCATGGTTTCATCGTGGAGGGATTCACATCGGAGGTCCAAATCCAGGACTTTATCTTGGTGCAACAATTGCATCAATGAAAGCCTTTTATCCAAAACCTGCGTTAGAAGCAATAGAAAAATATAAAGTCACATTTATAATTGGTGTTCCTACAATGTATAAGGTCATGATGGAGGAACAGAAAAAGCATCATCATGATTTAAGCTCTTTAAGAGGTCTTGTAAGCATGGGTTCTCCACTTGACAGAGCACTTTGTATTGAGATGCAGAATGTATTTACTCCAAACATTTTCAACGGGTACGGCACCTCTGAAACATTCTGGAATACTCTCTTAATACCGGAAGATCTTCCTCAGATGGCTGGAACTGCTGGCAGGGCAGTTTTATTTGATGAGGTTAGAGTAGTAAGAGTTTATGAAGACAGACTTGCAGAACCAGAAGAAATTGTTAAAAAAGACAATCAGGAAGTTGGCGAAGTCATTATAAAATCACTTAAATGCAGTTATGATTACCACAACAAACCTGAAGAGACAAATAAAAAAATTAACAAAGAATGGTTTTATACAGGAGACCTTGCTACATGGGATGAAAATGATTATATAACAATCGTTTCAAGAAAAGATGATATGGTTATTGTAGGAGGAGAAAACATTTATCCAATTCAAATAGAAGAAGTAATACAGGAGCATCCAAAGGTAATGTATTGTGCAGTTGTGGGAGTTCCTGATGAAAAAAGAGGACAGGCTCTGGTAGCCTATGTTGTAAAAAAAGATGAAACCTTAACTCTTGAGGAACTTAAAAATTTCATATCAAAACATCCCATGCTTCCAGCCTACAAAAGACCTCGTTACTGGAGATTTCTTGATTCCCTTCCAATGACAGCTACAGGAAAGAAACAACATTATAAACTTAGAGAACAAGCCAGAGAAGACTTAAAAAATGGCTTACTTTTAAGATAA
- a CDS encoding beta-ketoacyl-[acyl-carrier-protein] synthase family protein gives MKQKAVITGMNLITPLGVSLDICWRKLVNGESGISQITFFNPENNKCQIAGQCNDFSAEEFLDKKIISRYDRMFHFFISVALLTAETSGFKPESIKDPFRFSIIGASAIGCPATFEKNYGIFTSKGPKKVSPFCILNLAANPVAGEVARIFNARGPQYFLQEACAAGTKAIGLATKLIQMGIIDIAMVIGADAGITPTIIASLENIGAIAGGKGNIMPQQASRPFDSLRCGFVPSEGAGCVIVESYDHALKRGAIPLAEVAGFGATCDAYHPTAPEPQALSIAECMKMALQDARASPEEIDCINAHGTSTVLNDLTETVAIKKVFKEHAYRIPISANKSMIGHMWGAAGVVETIFSVKTIIEGIIPPTINLENPDPDCDLDYVPNKARKKEVNTVLKNSFGFGGINASLVLKKI, from the coding sequence ATGAAACAAAAAGCTGTTATAACAGGAATGAATCTTATTACTCCTCTGGGAGTGAGTTTAGATATATGCTGGAGAAAATTAGTTAATGGAGAATCTGGAATTAGCCAAATTACATTTTTTAATCCTGAAAACAATAAATGTCAGATTGCAGGACAGTGTAATGACTTTTCAGCTGAAGAATTTCTTGATAAAAAAATAATATCTCGCTATGACAGAATGTTTCATTTTTTTATCTCAGTAGCTTTATTAACAGCAGAAACGTCAGGTTTTAAACCTGAATCAATTAAAGATCCTTTCAGATTTTCTATCATTGGAGCAAGTGCTATTGGTTGTCCTGCTACTTTTGAAAAAAATTATGGAATATTTACATCAAAAGGACCTAAAAAGGTCTCTCCTTTTTGCATTTTAAACTTAGCTGCCAATCCTGTGGCAGGAGAGGTAGCAAGAATTTTCAATGCCCGCGGACCACAGTATTTTCTTCAAGAAGCCTGTGCTGCAGGAACTAAAGCTATAGGGCTGGCTACAAAACTAATTCAGATGGGAATAATTGACATTGCAATGGTTATAGGAGCTGATGCAGGCATAACACCAACAATTATTGCAAGTCTTGAAAACATCGGAGCAATTGCTGGTGGGAAAGGAAATATAATGCCTCAACAAGCCTCAAGACCATTTGACAGTTTAAGATGTGGCTTTGTTCCTTCAGAGGGAGCTGGTTGCGTTATTGTAGAATCTTATGACCATGCTTTGAAAAGAGGAGCAATTCCTTTAGCTGAAGTTGCAGGATTTGGTGCAACCTGCGATGCCTATCATCCAACCGCACCAGAACCACAAGCTTTAAGCATTGCTGAATGCATGAAAATGGCTTTACAGGACGCAAGAGCTTCACCAGAAGAAATTGACTGCATTAATGCGCATGGAACCTCTACAGTTTTAAACGATTTAACTGAAACAGTAGCAATAAAAAAAGTTTTCAAAGAGCATGCCTACAGAATTCCTATTTCAGCAAATAAGTCAATGATTGGACATATGTGGGGAGCTGCTGGAGTAGTAGAAACTATTTTCTCCGTAAAAACAATAATTGAAGGAATTATACCTCCAACAATAAATCTTGAAAATCCTGATCCAGACTGTGATCTTGATTATGTTCCGAATAAAGCAAGAAAAAAAGAAGTGAACACAGTTTTAAAAAATTCTTTTGGTTTTGGAGGTATTAATGCTTCCTTGGTGTTAAAAAAGATTTAA
- a CDS encoding ABC transporter ATP-binding protein, producing the protein MNLENPSMKEILRTKNLKKTYWTKAGSIEVLKGIDFTAYQGEIVAITGASGVGKSTFLHVIGTLDKPTSGDILFKFQEEINPLKLSADSLAEFRNKHIGFVFQFHYLLPEFNVLENVIMPELIASHYSKTKLTQNVIKERAFEILKKLGLSERAQHRPGELSGGEQQRVAVARALFKNPSLVLADEPTGNLDSRSAHELFELFKKINSEEGITFIIVTHNEAIAQKCTRTLRMIDGVLT; encoded by the coding sequence ATGAATTTGGAAAACCCTTCCATGAAAGAGATACTAAGGACAAAGAACCTTAAAAAAACTTACTGGACAAAGGCTGGTTCAATAGAAGTATTGAAAGGGATTGATTTTACAGCCTATCAAGGTGAGATTGTGGCTATAACAGGAGCAAGCGGAGTTGGTAAAAGCACTTTTCTCCATGTGATTGGAACACTGGATAAACCAACCTCTGGTGATATTTTATTCAAATTTCAAGAGGAAATAAATCCTTTAAAGCTTTCAGCAGATTCTCTCGCAGAGTTTCGTAACAAACATATTGGTTTTGTCTTTCAGTTTCACTATCTTTTGCCAGAGTTTAATGTTCTGGAAAATGTTATAATGCCGGAGTTAATTGCATCGCATTACAGCAAGACTAAGTTAACTCAAAATGTCATTAAAGAAAGGGCTTTTGAAATACTGAAAAAATTAGGATTATCAGAACGAGCCCAACATCGTCCTGGTGAGCTCTCAGGTGGAGAGCAACAGAGAGTTGCCGTGGCAAGAGCTTTGTTTAAAAATCCTTCTTTGGTGCTTGCCGATGAGCCCACAGGAAATCTTGATTCAAGGTCAGCTCATGAGCTTTTTGAGCTTTTTAAAAAAATTAACTCTGAAGAAGGCATTACCTTTATAATTGTTACTCATAATGAAGCAATTGCTCAAAAATGCACAAGAACACTGAGAATGATAGATGGAGTTTTAACCTGA
- a CDS encoding lipoprotein-releasing ABC transporter permease subunit: MRLPFYIALRYLKSKKRGFSFGTIISISGVALGVMALIVVISVISGFHEDLQKKILGTQAHAVVLSYSGGIDNYRAVMDFLSKKQEIEASSPFVMGQVLISSGKRAHGVYLRGIIPEYDMKTTEVFKHVKYKYQNYTDLPWIIIGKELANLLGVLPGDTITVISPMGSIGPLGIIPKVRKFTVTGIFEIGMYEYDMNLAITDLRIAQDFFEYGDKVTGIQLRLKDVYKADVICQRIARELDGEFYLKDWMQMNRNLFSALKLEKFTMFLILTLVVLVASFNIVSMLMINVTEKQRDIAILKSMGAKDSLIKWIFVCQGLIIGLIGTFIGLTGGVFLCEIVKSYEIVKLPADVYYLSKLPVKIKIFDVTVICASALFISLISTVYPAHRASKINPVEILRYE, from the coding sequence ATGAGACTTCCTTTTTATATTGCTTTAAGGTATTTAAAGAGTAAAAAAAGAGGTTTTTCCTTCGGCACTATAATTTCCATAAGTGGAGTTGCATTAGGAGTTATGGCTCTGATTGTTGTTATTTCTGTAATAAGCGGATTTCATGAGGATTTACAGAAAAAAATTCTTGGCACACAAGCACATGCTGTGGTTTTAAGTTACTCTGGAGGAATAGATAACTACAGAGCTGTTATGGATTTTTTATCAAAAAAACAAGAAATTGAAGCATCCTCCCCTTTTGTAATGGGACAGGTTCTTATTTCCTCCGGTAAAAGAGCTCATGGAGTGTATCTTAGAGGGATTATTCCAGAGTATGACATGAAAACTACAGAGGTTTTTAAACATGTTAAATATAAATATCAAAATTACACAGACCTGCCATGGATAATAATCGGCAAAGAACTGGCAAATCTTCTTGGAGTGCTTCCTGGAGACACAATTACAGTAATATCTCCAATGGGCTCAATTGGTCCATTGGGTATAATTCCAAAGGTCAGGAAGTTTACTGTTACAGGAATTTTTGAAATAGGAATGTATGAATATGACATGAATCTTGCAATAACAGACCTCAGGATAGCTCAAGATTTTTTTGAATATGGAGATAAAGTAACAGGTATTCAACTAAGACTTAAAGATGTCTACAAGGCAGATGTAATCTGTCAGAGAATTGCTCGTGAACTTGATGGAGAATTCTATCTCAAAGACTGGATGCAGATGAACAGAAACCTCTTTTCTGCCCTTAAGCTTGAAAAATTCACAATGTTTCTTATCCTTACATTGGTTGTGCTTGTTGCATCTTTTAATATAGTAAGCATGTTAATGATAAATGTTACTGAAAAGCAGAGAGACATTGCTATACTTAAGTCAATGGGCGCAAAAGACAGTCTCATAAAGTGGATTTTCGTATGTCAGGGGCTTATTATTGGTTTAATTGGAACTTTTATAGGATTAACAGGAGGAGTCTTTCTATGTGAGATTGTTAAATCCTATGAAATTGTAAAACTTCCAGCAGATGTTTACTATCTCAGTAAACTACCGGTTAAAATTAAAATTTTTGATGTTACGGTGATATGTGCATCTGCTTTATTTATCAGCCTTATTTCAACTGTTTATCCTGCTCACAGGGCATCAAAAATAAATCCTGTTGAGATTCTGAGGTATGAGTGA